In bacterium, the sequence TTTTATAGAATTTTATTTCGTCAGAAATATCTTTTTTAAGGACGCAAATTATTAATAAAGACATGAATATCAAATATAAAATAGTGCATAATATTACCCATTCATTGGCCGTCAGGATTGAGATGGTATTTTCCCAGATTATTTGCGGGAGGTTTTTTTCATATTTGATTTGATCAACAACTCTTTCGCGCATAAATGCCAAATTGGCAGTAATATCCTTATCCCGCGGTGATAATTTATGCGCTTTCTTGTAATTCAAAACAGCCAGCCCGATTTTATTGGTTTTATAATACGCATTGCCAAGATTATAATAAATGCTTTTATCTCTAATGCCCCCCTCAGCCAGGCTTTGATATTTCTCAATAGCTCCATGGAAATCCGCTTTTTCATATAGATTATTTGCGGTCCTGAATACTTCAGGCGGATTATCATTTTCTATAGCTGATATCCCGCAATTTAATGTTAAAATAATTACAAATATTAAAAATAAATATTTCAGTTTTTCTGCCATTTTTGTTTCTCCAGGAATAATACTATCTCCTTCGCTTCATCGTAAATTTTATTTCTCCATCCCGGCTCAGGTTCTACAGGGCTGAATTCGATATAATCACACTTATCTAAAAATTCTATAATTCTTTTTTGCGCGTCCTCGGATATATTCCTCACTTTAAGAATATCTTTCAATGTTTCAGATGTCAGACCCATTTCAGCTATATTTAATTTATCGCCAATAAAACCCAGGATAGATTTTGCAATTAAATGGCAATAGTCCTTTTTATCGCCTGAAACCATTAACCTATTTGCTTCCTTAAATCTTTTTTGAACTAATTTGTTCGCTCTTTTCTCCCTTTTATAAACCGGATTAAACTCAATCTGCTCATAGTGTCTTGAATAAATTTTAGCAAAAATCAACAACAACATTGGTAAACTTATTATTAAAAGCAATAAATGTTTTTTTACCAGTAATCTCTCTTTTTTTGAACTCAAGTATAATTTTATGGGGCGGATATCTTTCGTAATCAGCCTGACTTCTTCTTTAACAGGAGAACCACCTGATAAATTTTCTTTTACAGTTTCTTCCTCCGCGCTCTGTTTGACGGTAATCAGAAAATCCTTTGTTTTTAAAGTCACATATTTCCCTGTTTCAGGGTTAAAACACGGATAATTTATTCCAGGTATAGTCAGCTTTCCCGGTTTTCTTGGTATTATATAATATTCATAAGTCTTGTCACCCTGAACCCTGTAATTCATCTTTTTCACATTATCTGAACTTCCCGATGGATAAACTTTAAAATCGTCCGGCAAACCCAATTCCGGTTCATTGATTACTTTTATATTGCCTTCTCCTTTTATTTTTATCTTGTAATTAATGGGTTTTCCCGCCTGGACCTCATTTTTATCAATTTCACTTTCAATATTATAAACACCCACCGTCCCTTTGAAATAACCGGGTTTTTCTTCAGGGAGCGGCAGCACATCAATAGTAATAGGTTCCGTTTTCAATGTAACCGGCCTTGAATTTAAAAAGAAACCAAACGGGTCGCTGCTTTCGGTATATTTTAAGGTAGCCGGGCCAATAGTTAATTTACCTGAATTTGTAGGGAAAAGCGCTGTTTTTATTTCTGTCACTTGATATTGACTGCCGTCCCTGTTTTCATAGCCTGTAACCTGAGGCGGCAAATCTTCCACCCAAAAACCCGTTTTTTCCGGAGGTATGTATTCAGGATTTTCAAAAAGCCTGATTCTGGTATAAAACTTAAAAGAAAGAGTTACCTGTTCATTTAAATATGCTCTTTTTTTATTTACACTTGTCTCTATAAAAACGTCTCCATCCCCGCTTCTGCTTCCCCTTGTTATAGGTTTTGCCGCCGGCTGGCTTTTGGCCTGCCCTTTCCGGGTCGAAGGCGTAATCTCGACATTTATTGGTTCGGTTTTATAAACCCTGCCCCTGAAAGAAAGTTCAACCGGCCCAATAACAAATTTTCCTTCTTTTTTAGGGGCTAAGACATAGTTAAAACTTGTAGTAACCGACATCTTCCCATTAATGATAGAAACATTCTGGGAACTTTCAGACGAGTAAACATGGAAATCCTGCAGCTTAGGCAGGGTTGGATTAGGTATTGAACTGACATTCCCGCTGATGTTAATTGTTAACACAATCAAATCGTCAAGTGCTGCTTTATTATTATCCACCACGGCGGAAATGGATATTTCTTGCGCAAAAATTTTAACAGGGACTAAAGCCAGCAAAAATAATAATATTTTTACCCGCCTCAGGCGGATGCTACAACTTTTCACTTTTAACTTTTCACTTTTAACTTTTATTTCACCAGTCATATTCGACTTTTTCTTCCTGCTTGTTAAATTCTTCTTTTTCGTTTAAATTCTGCTTGAGTTTCTTTTCATCAAGCTTTATGGCATCTAATATTTGCCTGGCCTGTTCTGTTTTTGCCTTTTCCTCCGGGCTGTTTTTATCTTTTTTACCGGTATTCTTTTTGTTGTTTTTCTTGTCTTTTTCAGATTCAGATTTGTTTTCTTTTTTATTTTCATGGGCCTGTTTTTTAATGTCCCTGGATTCCCCTTCGTTTTTATTTTCCTTTTTATCCTGTTTTTGATCGCTTGTTGTCTGCTTTTTACCTTGTTCTTCCTGCTTGTTCTGCTTATCCTGGTTTTCGTTCTTATTTTTATCCTTTTTTTTGTCTTGCTGCTGTTGTTCTGCCTGGAGTTTTTTCTTTATAAATTCTATATTATATATTGTGTCTTCATCCGTTGAATCAATTTTAAGGGTTTCTTCATAGGATTTAATGGCTTCTTCGAGCCTCCCCTGCCTGTATAATGCGTTCCCGATATTATAATGTGCTTTTTCCAGGACATTTTCATCTTTTGACTGCAGTGCCTTTTTTAACGCATTTTCTGCTTCATCATACCTCCCCAGACGGTATAGCGTATTACCTTTATTATAACCGGCAACCGCTTTATCATTACCATTTGTTTGGATATCCTGGTACAGGTCTAAGGCTTTTAAATACTCTTTTTGGGAATAGAGATTATCGGCTTTCTTTTTTTTCCAAAAAATTGGCATATCCCAGCCTGAGAATAAGAACAATAAAAAAATTAAAATTGTTTTGTTTTTTTTCATTCGTAACTCCCATGCCACTCTTTCTTAATGTCTTTCCGCTCTATTAACAGAAATTCAGTTATCAAAAGAAATATGATAATAACTAACAAAAATTGATAACGGTCTTCATACTGGATTTCCATTTTATCTTCAAACTCCTTCTTTTCCATTGAAGAAATATCCCTGTATATTTTTTCGAGTTCAATACCTGTATTTGAACTCCGGTAATATTTTCCCCCGGTTTTTGCCG encodes:
- a CDS encoding SH3 domain-containing protein codes for the protein MAEKLKYLFLIFVIILTLNCGISAIENDNPPEVFRTANNLYEKADFHGAIEKYQSLAEGGIRDKSIYYNLGNAYYKTNKIGLAVLNYKKAHKLSPRDKDITANLAFMRERVVDQIKYEKNLPQIIWENTISILTANEWVILCTILYLIFMSLLIICVLKKDISDEIKFYKNMTFIIFCFVLIFSISSYIAGRQMEAVITSDEVDVRNGPGENYSKGFILHEGTEVFVENDSGGWLEIILPNGLKGWIEKNNIQFTKD
- a CDS encoding BatD family protein, encoding MTGEIKVKSEKLKVKSCSIRLRRVKILLFLLALVPVKIFAQEISISAVVDNNKAALDDLIVLTINISGNVSSIPNPTLPKLQDFHVYSSESSQNVSIINGKMSVTTSFNYVLAPKKEGKFVIGPVELSFRGRVYKTEPINVEITPSTRKGQAKSQPAAKPITRGSRSGDGDVFIETSVNKKRAYLNEQVTLSFKFYTRIRLFENPEYIPPEKTGFWVEDLPPQVTGYENRDGSQYQVTEIKTALFPTNSGKLTIGPATLKYTESSDPFGFFLNSRPVTLKTEPITIDVLPLPEEKPGYFKGTVGVYNIESEIDKNEVQAGKPINYKIKIKGEGNIKVINEPELGLPDDFKVYPSGSSDNVKKMNYRVQGDKTYEYYIIPRKPGKLTIPGINYPCFNPETGKYVTLKTKDFLITVKQSAEEETVKENLSGGSPVKEEVRLITKDIRPIKLYLSSKKERLLVKKHLLLLIISLPMLLLIFAKIYSRHYEQIEFNPVYKREKRANKLVQKRFKEANRLMVSGDKKDYCHLIAKSILGFIGDKLNIAEMGLTSETLKDILKVRNISEDAQKRIIEFLDKCDYIEFSPVEPEPGWRNKIYDEAKEIVLFLEKQKWQKN
- a CDS encoding tetratricopeptide repeat protein, whose amino-acid sequence is MKKNKTILIFLLFLFSGWDMPIFWKKKKADNLYSQKEYLKALDLYQDIQTNGNDKAVAGYNKGNTLYRLGRYDEAENALKKALQSKDENVLEKAHYNIGNALYRQGRLEEAIKSYEETLKIDSTDEDTIYNIEFIKKKLQAEQQQQDKKKDKNKNENQDKQNKQEEQGKKQTTSDQKQDKKENKNEGESRDIKKQAHENKKENKSESEKDKKNNKKNTGKKDKNSPEEKAKTEQARQILDAIKLDEKKLKQNLNEKEEFNKQEEKVEYDW